Proteins from a single region of Verrucomicrobiia bacterium:
- a CDS encoding GNAT family N-acetyltransferase, translating into MTSQAPVLDTHPPVAPPASPAPALAPQLRLATSFDGILPRRDEWDAAVTTLGGTIYLTFDWLQTWWEHYGRGARLRLFLFEEADRIVGILPLYLETFGSGPLRTVVARLVGANIPPKAFNPPIRPDLAGAMLGQVIAHLFDKEDCDLLSLGGVTSDWIQPGAVEAAAAATRAVAHPPVFHTRDVSTRFRLPSTFDEYLASLGSSERKNRLKRLRSLDRNYRVERDIVAAPDRVEAEFDTFAALHADQWRQVGKGGHFEAWPGALAYNRDLVRRQARHGRVQFFRLLLDGRIVASRYTFRLGNTLYSELPARAVGDPWDGLGIGAISLIRFTEQAIEAGIREIDSGLGSYTHKTQLGGDQVPVGVWRVTSRRPASRLKVRAFHAVGAASRLLLHKLWYRRLLPRLPAWVGRSQSLSCLRFDA; encoded by the coding sequence ATGACGTCCCAGGCCCCCGTCCTCGACACCCACCCGCCGGTTGCCCCTCCCGCCTCGCCGGCACCCGCCCTGGCCCCCCAACTTCGCCTGGCGACGTCCTTCGACGGGATCCTGCCCCGGCGCGATGAATGGGATGCCGCCGTCACAACCCTCGGCGGCACCATCTACCTCACCTTCGACTGGCTCCAGACGTGGTGGGAACACTACGGCCGGGGCGCCCGCCTCCGCCTCTTCCTCTTCGAAGAGGCGGATCGGATCGTCGGAATCCTCCCGCTGTACCTCGAGACGTTTGGGTCCGGCCCCCTCCGTACCGTGGTGGCCCGCCTTGTCGGCGCCAACATCCCCCCGAAAGCCTTCAATCCCCCCATCCGTCCCGATCTCGCAGGGGCCATGCTCGGACAAGTGATCGCCCACTTGTTCGACAAGGAGGATTGCGACCTCCTCTCCCTCGGGGGCGTGACCTCGGACTGGATCCAACCCGGGGCCGTGGAAGCCGCCGCCGCCGCCACCCGTGCGGTCGCACACCCCCCCGTGTTCCACACGCGCGACGTCTCCACCCGCTTCCGCCTTCCGTCCACCTTCGACGAGTACCTCGCATCCCTCGGCTCCTCGGAACGGAAAAACCGGCTCAAACGCCTCCGCAGTCTCGACCGCAACTACCGCGTCGAGCGCGACATCGTTGCCGCTCCGGACCGCGTGGAGGCGGAGTTCGACACCTTCGCCGCCCTCCATGCAGACCAGTGGCGGCAGGTCGGCAAAGGCGGCCATTTCGAGGCCTGGCCCGGCGCCCTCGCCTACAATCGCGACCTCGTCCGCCGTCAGGCCCGCCACGGTCGCGTCCAGTTCTTCCGCCTGCTCCTCGATGGCCGGATCGTGGCCAGCCGGTACACCTTCCGTCTCGGTAATACCCTCTATTCCGAACTCCCCGCCCGCGCCGTCGGTGACCCTTGGGACGGCCTCGGAATTGGCGCCATCTCCCTCATCCGGTTCACCGAGCAGGCCATCGAGGCCGGGATCCGCGAAATCGACAGCGGTCTCGGCTCCTACACGCACAAAACCCAGCTCGGCGGCGACCAGGTCCCGGTGGGAGTCTGGCGCGTGACCTCTCGCCGCCCCGCGTCGCGCCTCAAGGTCCGTGCCTTTCATGCCGTCGGCGCCGCCTCCCGCCTGCTCCTCCACAAGCTCTGGTATCGCCGCCTCCTGCCCCGCCTTCCCGCTTGGGTGGGCCGCTCCCAATCCCTATCCTGCCTGCGCTTCGACGCATGA
- a CDS encoding right-handed parallel beta-helix repeat-containing protein gives MMCHSYPSLLLLAFCLAFGAAAPAATYYVAPHGNDDNPGSLDLPWRTIQFATNVLAAGDTVRVQPGTYDERIQSGRGGSNETSRITFLADGRVVVRGWRIVSPFISVRGFEVTGHSASDVYAGHVEVTANGDHFEFLDNTVRDGIYQVVSDAVFSTSSEGLGTLSSATGGFLASRFQPGQFIWIGRASPNPILNGGNHRIASLDNHTLVVTNAFAAETAPPVYVSGAMNYGLVLRTGSENAVIRGNTFDNLSFDAWFIQGSGHLLETNVITRSQGWDAIHFMGSDHVFRGNYISAPDLVVFQNSPDAFENWPTTRYERILFTGNFVNGFAGVLGAQKMSSITDMGPLTISHNIFVDVNRFSIRFANTTVRNNVFLNVGPNGNAVTATSQHALTFSGIFATNAVVENNVFVGCGASRTPDTHGWYEVTGGATASSLGPNFVAGPAPEFAPKSGFLEGVPLLNGGDPGFVNVLDPLGPDGIPFTADDGLRLRPDSKLFGAGAGGLSFGAYLDASTPPQLAIAPAPDDAILVSWPAPGTGYSLQRFDPEAGSWSHVDHTPQLLDERLSIRLPIEKPMELFRLVK, from the coding sequence ATGATGTGCCATTCGTACCCCTCCCTCCTTCTCCTCGCCTTCTGCCTCGCCTTCGGAGCCGCGGCGCCGGCGGCGACCTACTACGTCGCCCCCCATGGCAATGATGACAACCCGGGCTCCCTCGACCTCCCATGGCGCACCATCCAGTTCGCCACCAATGTCCTGGCCGCCGGCGATACCGTCCGTGTCCAGCCGGGCACCTACGATGAACGCATCCAGTCCGGTCGCGGCGGCTCCAACGAAACCAGCCGCATCACCTTCCTCGCCGACGGTCGCGTCGTCGTCCGCGGCTGGCGCATCGTCAGCCCCTTCATTTCCGTCCGCGGCTTCGAGGTGACCGGCCACTCCGCCTCCGATGTGTACGCCGGCCACGTCGAGGTCACCGCCAATGGCGATCATTTCGAGTTCCTCGACAACACCGTTCGCGACGGTATCTACCAGGTTGTCTCCGATGCCGTGTTCTCCACCAGCTCCGAAGGCCTCGGAACCCTGTCCTCCGCCACGGGCGGCTTCCTCGCATCCCGCTTCCAACCCGGGCAGTTCATCTGGATCGGCCGAGCCTCCCCCAACCCGATCCTCAACGGCGGCAACCACCGTATCGCCTCGCTCGACAATCACACCCTCGTCGTCACCAACGCCTTCGCCGCCGAAACCGCCCCGCCCGTGTACGTGTCCGGCGCCATGAACTACGGCCTGGTCCTTCGTACCGGCTCGGAAAACGCCGTCATCCGCGGCAATACCTTCGACAACCTCAGCTTCGATGCCTGGTTCATCCAGGGCTCCGGCCACCTCCTCGAAACCAACGTCATCACCCGCTCCCAAGGCTGGGATGCCATCCATTTCATGGGCTCCGACCACGTCTTCCGCGGCAACTACATCTCCGCCCCCGACCTGGTCGTCTTCCAAAACTCCCCCGATGCCTTCGAAAACTGGCCCACCACCCGCTACGAACGCATCCTCTTCACCGGGAACTTCGTCAACGGCTTCGCCGGCGTCCTGGGCGCCCAGAAAATGAGCTCCATCACCGACATGGGCCCCCTCACCATCAGCCATAACATCTTCGTGGACGTCAACCGCTTCAGCATCCGCTTCGCCAATACCACCGTCCGCAACAACGTCTTCCTCAACGTCGGCCCCAACGGCAACGCCGTCACCGCCACCTCCCAGCACGCCCTCACCTTCAGCGGCATCTTCGCCACCAACGCCGTCGTCGAAAACAATGTCTTCGTCGGCTGCGGTGCCAGCCGCACCCCGGACACCCATGGCTGGTACGAAGTAACTGGCGGCGCCACCGCCAGCTCCCTCGGCCCCAACTTCGTCGCCGGCCCCGCCCCCGAGTTCGCTCCCAAATCCGGTTTCCTCGAAGGCGTCCCCCTCCTCAACGGCGGCGATCCCGGCTTCGTCAATGTCCTCGATCCCCTCGGCCCCGACGGTATCCCCTTCACCGCCGATGACGGCCTGCGCCTCCGCCCCGACTCGAAACTCTTCGGCGCCGGTGCCGGCGGCCTCAGCTTCGGTGCCTACCTCGACGCCTCCACACCCCCCCAGCTCGCCATCGCTCCCGCCCCCGATGACGCCATCCTCGTCTCCTGGCCCGCTCCGGGCACGGGCTATTCCCTGCAGCGATTCGATCCAGAAGCAGGCTCCTGGTCCCACGTGGACCACACGCCCCAACTCCTCGACGAGCGCCTCTCGATACGACTGCCCATCGAGAAACCGATGGAACTCTTCCGCCTCGTGAAGTAG
- a CDS encoding acyl-CoA dehydrogenase family protein — translation MDFSWSPEQRELLDAVQRFAAQHLPSDLIADDRHDRFNQEGWKKCGEFGIQGLPVPPEYGGLGADPLTTVGALERLGYACKDNGLVFSINAHLWTVVMPLVTTGTEDQKRRYLPGLSNGSLIGANAMSEPNSGSDAFSLGTTARRDGPNYILNGGKIWVTNGPVADLFAVYATLDKSRGAQGVTGFLVEKGTPGMEIGRRIEKMGLRTSPMSEVFFQDCPVPAENRLGDEFGGAHLFTRSMTWERGCILANAVGSMQRLLELSIRHARTRKQSGQPIGKFQHVSGRIVDMKLRLETARHLLYHGAWVRSQGKAGFLEAALAKLHISDCWVKSCEDAIQIHGGYGYTVEAEIERELRDAIGSRLYSGTSEIQKNLVASLLGL, via the coding sequence ATGGACTTCTCCTGGTCTCCCGAACAACGCGAACTGCTCGATGCCGTCCAGCGCTTCGCCGCCCAGCACCTCCCCAGCGACCTCATCGCCGATGACCGCCATGACCGCTTCAACCAGGAGGGCTGGAAGAAGTGCGGCGAGTTCGGCATCCAGGGCCTCCCCGTACCCCCCGAGTACGGCGGCCTCGGCGCCGATCCCCTCACCACCGTCGGCGCCCTCGAACGTCTCGGCTACGCCTGCAAGGACAATGGCCTCGTCTTCTCCATCAATGCCCACCTCTGGACCGTCGTCATGCCCCTGGTGACCACCGGCACCGAAGACCAGAAACGCCGCTACCTCCCCGGCCTCTCCAACGGTTCCCTCATCGGCGCCAATGCCATGAGCGAACCCAATTCGGGTTCCGATGCCTTCAGCCTCGGTACCACCGCCCGACGCGACGGCCCAAACTACATCCTCAACGGTGGCAAAATCTGGGTCACCAATGGCCCCGTCGCCGATCTCTTCGCCGTCTATGCCACCCTCGACAAATCCCGCGGCGCCCAAGGCGTCACCGGATTCCTCGTCGAAAAGGGCACCCCAGGCATGGAAATCGGTCGCCGCATCGAAAAAATGGGCCTCCGTACCTCCCCCATGTCCGAGGTCTTCTTCCAGGACTGCCCCGTCCCCGCCGAAAACCGCCTCGGCGACGAGTTCGGAGGCGCCCACCTCTTCACCCGCTCCATGACCTGGGAACGCGGCTGCATCCTCGCCAATGCCGTCGGCTCCATGCAGCGCCTCCTCGAACTCTCCATCCGCCACGCCCGCACCCGGAAGCAATCCGGTCAGCCCATCGGCAAATTCCAGCATGTCTCCGGCCGCATCGTGGACATGAAACTCCGCCTCGAAACCGCCCGCCACCTCCTCTACCACGGCGCCTGGGTCCGCTCCCAGGGCAAGGCCGGCTTCCTCGAGGCCGCCCTCGCCAAACTCCACATCTCCGACTGCTGGGTGAAATCCTGCGAGGACGCCATCCAGATCCACGGCGGCTATGGCTATACCGTCGAGGCCGAAATCGAACGCGAACTCCGCGACGCCATCGGCAGCCGCCTCTACTCCGGCACCAGCGAAATCCAGAAGAACCTCGTCGCCTCCCTCCTCGGCCTCTGA
- a CDS encoding electron transfer flavoprotein subunit beta/FixA family protein, with translation MKILVPFKRVPDPASAGAAQWIVNYFDEIAVEEALRIRERAEATEIAAVTIAPAAAEEQLRTVLAMGVDRALRIDDSRDLDPSTVAHLLAAVVRREQPDLVLMGKQAVDDDASQVGPMLAAHLGWPQATFASKIEFPPAAGEAVCTRETDRGLEVIAVRLPAVVTTDLRLNEPRYVSLPGLMKARRRPIDTLALADLGVAAEPRTTVLDVRPTARRSAGIRLESVEDLLQRLRDHDRVLDA, from the coding sequence ATGAAGATCCTCGTCCCCTTCAAACGCGTCCCCGACCCCGCCAGCGCCGGCGCCGCCCAATGGATCGTCAATTACTTCGACGAAATCGCCGTCGAGGAGGCCCTCCGCATCCGCGAACGCGCCGAGGCCACCGAAATCGCTGCCGTCACCATCGCCCCCGCCGCCGCCGAGGAACAACTCCGCACCGTCCTCGCCATGGGCGTGGATCGCGCCCTCCGCATCGATGATTCCCGCGACCTCGACCCCTCCACCGTCGCCCACCTCCTCGCCGCCGTCGTCCGCCGCGAACAACCCGACCTCGTCCTCATGGGCAAACAGGCCGTCGATGACGACGCCAGCCAGGTCGGCCCCATGCTCGCCGCCCATCTCGGCTGGCCCCAGGCAACCTTCGCTTCGAAGATCGAATTCCCCCCCGCCGCCGGCGAAGCGGTCTGCACCCGCGAAACCGACCGCGGCCTCGAAGTCATCGCCGTCCGCCTGCCCGCCGTCGTCACCACCGACCTCCGCCTCAACGAACCCCGCTACGTCTCCCTCCCAGGCCTCATGAAGGCCCGCCGCCGCCCGATCGATACCCTCGCCCTCGCGGACCTCGGCGTCGCCGCCGAACCCCGCACCACCGTACTCGATGTCCGCCCCACCGCCCGCCGCTCCGCCGGCATCCGCCTCGAATCCGTCGAGGACCTCCTCCAACGCCTCCGCGACCACGACCGCGTCCTTGATGCCTGA
- a CDS encoding electron transfer flavoprotein subunit alpha/FixB family protein, whose protein sequence is MTRSLILIEHDGRQPRAASLHAVSLARALGGEYALLVLGSQITDVAAALRSYGASRILTADHPALQEPLADRYAAVVAQAASSWTTTHLLGTTSTFSKDVLPRVAALLDAPMLTDVMAFESRDDGPVFHRPLSAGSQRATVRVTGDRLVLTARGTAFPIPTPDPSASPSPVEPLPVDAGSLPSGTRFVSRSQPASGRPDLTEARVVVSGGRPLGDAAAFDRLIGGLADALGGAVGATRGAVDGGMAPNDWQVGQTGKVVAPELYFAIGISGAIQHVAGMQDSRVIVAINRDPEAPIFQVATYGLVGDLHQIVPDLLARLGPR, encoded by the coding sequence ATGACCCGAAGCCTCATCCTCATCGAACACGACGGACGCCAGCCCCGCGCCGCCTCCCTGCACGCGGTCTCCCTCGCCCGCGCCCTCGGCGGCGAATACGCCTTGCTGGTCCTCGGTTCCCAGATCACCGACGTCGCCGCCGCCCTGCGTTCCTATGGCGCCTCGCGGATTCTCACCGCCGATCACCCCGCCCTCCAGGAACCCCTCGCCGATCGGTACGCCGCCGTGGTCGCCCAGGCCGCTTCCTCCTGGACCACCACCCACCTGCTCGGCACCACCTCCACCTTCTCCAAGGATGTCCTCCCCCGCGTCGCCGCCCTCCTCGACGCCCCCATGCTCACCGACGTCATGGCCTTCGAATCCCGCGACGACGGCCCGGTGTTCCATCGCCCCCTCAGCGCCGGCAGCCAGCGCGCCACCGTCCGCGTGACCGGGGACCGCCTCGTCCTCACCGCCCGCGGCACCGCCTTCCCAATCCCAACCCCCGATCCCTCCGCCTCTCCCTCCCCCGTCGAACCCCTCCCGGTCGATGCCGGTTCCCTTCCCTCCGGCACCCGGTTCGTCTCCCGCTCCCAACCCGCCTCCGGCCGCCCCGACCTCACCGAGGCCCGCGTCGTTGTCAGCGGCGGTCGGCCCCTCGGTGATGCCGCCGCCTTCGATCGCTTGATCGGCGGCCTCGCCGACGCCCTTGGCGGCGCGGTCGGTGCCACCCGCGGTGCCGTGGACGGCGGCATGGCCCCGAACGACTGGCAGGTCGGACAGACGGGCAAGGTCGTCGCCCCCGAACTCTATTTCGCCATCGGCATCTCCGGCGCCATCCAGCACGTCGCCGGCATGCAGGACTCCCGCGTCATCGTCGCCATCAACCGCGATCCCGAAGCCCCCATCTTCCAGGTGGCCACCTACGGCCTGGTCGGCGACCTCCACCAGATCGTTCCCGACCTGCTCGCCCGCCTCGGCCCCCGTTAG
- a CDS encoding respiratory nitrate reductase subunit gamma: MDAFLANAVPTREVFGNISPWMRLAFYALMLASMGFLAWRVAWRARLWWQGRPGGFERDWRVWIRRLAVYAAAQKRVHRKSLGAVLHILLFSGFVVLTIGTTLLAIADQGPVNFHQGTYYLLYELTMDVFGVALCVGCLLALYRRWAIRPASLGHQRSDWLVLAILLALGITGFLLEALRLRYTEVEPAIARWSVIGHLIDLTLLRGLDLETSRTWHLWMWWIHTLLVAGLFVAWPVTRFLHVLTGPLNLALRPERHPGALAPISIEEVEASGQTGVAQITDFNRQQLLSLDACMECGRCEDACPAWATGKPLSPKAVVVDLRAAMAAPNASPLHGGVIRPDTLWACTMCQACVHECPVLIGHVDLIGDLRRNLVGEGQIAGPPAKALSVTWRQFNPYGRPESDRMAWAAGLSVPTVESHPNADYLLWIGCAAAFDPRSQKVARALVQLLQRAGVSFAVLGKQERCTGDSARRLGDEFLFQFLARGNVETLNRHQVKKIITSCPHCLNTLKNEYPQFEGTYHVHHHSQLLAELLQSGRLSPGDTPSSDPVTLHDPCYLARVNGETEAQRTVLQAPSQPLREMPRCGSKTFCCGAGGGRMWFDDPPAQRVSTLRAAEAAATGAKTLATACPFCLNMMSDAVARGGPAEGMAVLDIAEILLQRQPPSHGLPPLPPAHP, encoded by the coding sequence ATGGATGCCTTCCTCGCCAACGCCGTACCGACCCGCGAGGTCTTCGGCAACATCTCGCCGTGGATGCGCCTCGCATTCTACGCCCTGATGCTGGCCAGCATGGGCTTCCTTGCCTGGCGCGTCGCCTGGCGGGCCCGGCTGTGGTGGCAGGGACGCCCGGGCGGCTTCGAACGCGACTGGCGCGTCTGGATCCGCCGCCTCGCCGTCTATGCCGCCGCCCAGAAACGCGTCCATCGCAAATCCCTCGGGGCCGTCCTCCATATCCTCCTCTTCAGCGGCTTCGTCGTCCTCACCATCGGCACCACCCTCCTCGCCATCGCCGATCAGGGCCCGGTCAACTTCCACCAGGGCACCTACTACCTGCTCTACGAGCTGACCATGGACGTCTTCGGCGTGGCGCTCTGCGTCGGCTGTCTCCTCGCCCTCTACCGTCGCTGGGCCATCCGCCCCGCCAGTCTCGGCCACCAGCGCAGCGATTGGCTCGTCCTCGCCATCCTCCTTGCCCTCGGCATCACCGGCTTCCTCCTCGAGGCCCTCCGTCTCCGCTACACCGAAGTCGAACCCGCCATCGCCCGCTGGTCCGTCATCGGCCATCTCATCGATCTCACCCTCCTCCGCGGCCTCGACCTCGAAACCTCCCGCACCTGGCACCTCTGGATGTGGTGGATCCATACCTTGCTCGTCGCCGGCCTCTTCGTCGCCTGGCCCGTCACCCGCTTCCTCCACGTCCTCACCGGCCCCCTCAACCTCGCCCTCCGGCCCGAACGCCATCCCGGCGCCCTCGCCCCCATCTCCATCGAGGAGGTCGAGGCCAGCGGCCAGACCGGCGTCGCCCAGATCACCGATTTCAACCGCCAGCAACTCCTCAGCCTCGATGCCTGCATGGAATGCGGCCGCTGCGAGGATGCCTGCCCCGCCTGGGCCACCGGAAAACCCCTCTCCCCCAAGGCCGTCGTCGTGGATCTTCGCGCCGCCATGGCCGCCCCCAACGCCAGCCCGCTCCATGGCGGCGTCATCCGCCCCGATACCCTCTGGGCCTGCACCATGTGCCAGGCCTGCGTCCACGAATGCCCCGTCCTCATCGGCCACGTCGATCTGATCGGCGACCTCCGCCGCAACCTCGTCGGTGAAGGCCAGATCGCCGGGCCCCCGGCCAAAGCCCTCTCGGTCACCTGGCGCCAGTTCAATCCCTACGGCCGCCCCGAGTCCGATCGCATGGCCTGGGCCGCCGGCCTCTCCGTCCCCACCGTCGAATCCCACCCCAACGCCGACTACCTCCTCTGGATCGGCTGCGCCGCCGCCTTCGATCCCCGTTCCCAGAAAGTCGCCCGCGCCCTCGTCCAGCTCCTCCAGCGGGCCGGTGTCTCGTTCGCCGTCCTCGGCAAACAGGAACGCTGCACCGGGGATTCAGCCCGGCGCCTCGGCGACGAATTCCTCTTCCAGTTCCTCGCCCGCGGGAATGTCGAAACCCTGAACCGCCATCAGGTGAAGAAAATCATCACCTCCTGCCCCCACTGCCTCAATACGCTCAAGAACGAATACCCCCAGTTCGAGGGCACCTACCACGTCCACCACCATTCCCAGCTCCTCGCCGAACTGCTCCAGTCCGGACGCCTCTCCCCGGGCGACACCCCATCCTCCGACCCCGTCACCCTCCACGACCCCTGCTACCTCGCCCGCGTCAACGGCGAAACCGAAGCCCAGCGGACCGTCCTCCAAGCCCCCTCCCAGCCGCTCCGGGAAATGCCCCGCTGCGGCTCCAAAACCTTCTGCTGCGGCGCCGGCGGCGGACGCATGTGGTTCGATGACCCCCCCGCCCAGCGCGTCTCCACCCTCCGCGCCGCCGAGGCCGCCGCCACCGGCGCCAAAACCCTCGCCACCGCCTGCCCCTTCTGCCTCAACATGATGTCCGACGCCGTCGCCCGCGGCGGCCCCGCCGAAGGCATGGCCGTCCTCGATATCGCCGAAATCCTTCTCCAACGTCAGCCGCCCTCCCATGGACTGCCTCCTCTCCCACCTGCTCACCCGTAG
- a CDS encoding amino acid adenylation domain-containing protein, protein MDCLLSHLLTRSAARHPDRDAVRIDGQGLTYSELDRLTNRVARALRDRGIQRGDRVGIYVHKSFASVISVFGILKAGAVYVPLDPNAPARRLAYIARDCGLKALLTAPSKLAALPDLAAEGAPTRLALLTSPSDPAATVAPPDWDVVSWESLQSLDDAAVEEYPAIETDLAYILYTSGSTGAPKGVMISHRTIFTFLNWCQTTFAMTHEDRVTSQAPLHFDLSTFDLYATLQAGGTIILVGEHLAALPVKLVALLQDERVTITYLVPSILSLMLNYGSMAKHDLSRLRCVLFAGEVFPMKYLRRLVQTLPHAAFYNLYGPTETNVCTYYRVAPDDVAPERGDAPVPIGRACENVEVFALDDHGHRIVEPGIEGELWARGSCVAQGYWGDPEKTARSFVQSPLQSLYPDPAYRTGDIVTLAPDRQNWLYVGRRDHMVKCRGYRIELGEIETALYRHDQVKEAAVIAIPDDLLGNRLRAYVVLADGSTLTGRELESFCSTHVPKYMVPERIEICAQLPKTSTGKVDRTALNAVATQRPAVPPTRP, encoded by the coding sequence ATGGACTGCCTCCTCTCCCACCTGCTCACCCGTAGCGCCGCCCGTCATCCCGATCGCGATGCCGTCCGCATCGACGGCCAGGGCCTCACCTACTCCGAACTCGACCGCCTCACCAACCGCGTCGCCCGCGCCCTCCGCGACCGCGGCATCCAGCGCGGCGACCGCGTCGGCATCTACGTCCACAAATCCTTCGCCTCCGTCATCTCGGTCTTCGGCATCCTCAAGGCCGGAGCCGTCTATGTCCCCCTCGACCCCAACGCCCCCGCCCGCCGCCTCGCCTACATCGCCCGCGACTGCGGCCTCAAAGCCCTCCTCACCGCCCCTTCCAAACTCGCCGCCCTCCCCGACCTCGCCGCCGAAGGTGCCCCCACCCGGCTCGCCCTCCTCACCAGCCCGTCCGACCCCGCCGCCACAGTTGCCCCGCCCGACTGGGACGTCGTGTCCTGGGAGTCGCTCCAGTCCCTCGATGACGCGGCGGTCGAGGAGTACCCGGCCATCGAAACCGATCTCGCCTACATCCTCTACACCTCGGGTTCCACCGGCGCCCCCAAGGGCGTCATGATCTCCCACCGCACGATCTTCACGTTCCTCAATTGGTGCCAGACGACCTTCGCCATGACCCACGAGGACCGGGTCACCAGCCAGGCCCCCCTCCACTTCGACCTCTCCACCTTCGACCTCTACGCCACCCTCCAGGCCGGCGGCACCATCATCCTCGTCGGCGAACACCTCGCCGCCCTGCCGGTCAAACTGGTCGCCCTCCTCCAGGACGAACGGGTCACCATCACCTACCTCGTCCCCTCCATCCTCTCCCTCATGCTCAACTACGGCAGCATGGCCAAACACGACCTCTCCCGTCTCCGCTGCGTCCTCTTCGCCGGCGAGGTCTTCCCCATGAAGTACCTCCGCCGCCTCGTCCAGACCCTCCCCCACGCCGCCTTCTACAACCTCTACGGCCCCACCGAAACCAACGTCTGCACCTACTACCGCGTCGCCCCCGACGACGTCGCCCCCGAACGCGGCGATGCCCCCGTCCCCATCGGGCGCGCCTGCGAAAATGTCGAGGTCTTCGCCCTCGATGACCACGGACACCGCATCGTCGAGCCCGGCATCGAAGGCGAACTCTGGGCCCGCGGCTCCTGCGTCGCCCAAGGCTACTGGGGCGACCCCGAAAAGACCGCCCGCTCCTTCGTCCAGAGCCCCCTCCAATCCCTCTACCCCGACCCCGCCTACCGCACCGGCGATATCGTCACCCTCGCCCCCGACCGCCAGAACTGGCTCTACGTCGGACGCCGCGATCACATGGTCAAGTGCCGCGGCTACCGCATCGAACTCGGCGAAATCGAAACCGCCCTCTACCGCCATGACCAGGTCAAGGAGGCCGCCGTCATCGCCATCCCCGACGACCTCCTCGGCAACCGACTCCGCGCCTACGTGGTCCTCGCCGACGGCTCCACCCTCACCGGCAGGGAACTCGAATCCTTCTGTTCCACCCACGTGCCGAAATACATGGTCCCCGAACGCATCGAGATCTGTGCCCAGCTCCCCAAGACCTCCACCGGCAAGGTGGATCGCACCGCCCTCAACGCCGTCGCCACCCAACGGCCTGCCGTTCCTCCAACCCGCCCCTGA
- a CDS encoding acyl carrier protein → MNIQSEIEQFIVHEILTDGRPSLDPQEPLMTNGTLDSLGTLRLITFLEERFGVRIGDGELGEDNFGNLENIARFVASKQSQ, encoded by the coding sequence ATGAACATCCAAAGCGAAATCGAACAGTTCATCGTCCATGAGATCCTGACCGACGGACGCCCGTCCCTCGACCCCCAGGAACCCCTCATGACCAACGGCACCCTCGACTCCCTCGGCACCCTGCGCCTCATCACTTTCCTCGAGGAACGCTTCGGTGTCCGCATCGGCGATGGCGAACTCGGCGAGGACAACTTCGGCAACCTCGAAAACATCGCCCGCTTCGTCGCCTCCAAACAGTCCCAGTAA
- a CDS encoding CatB-related O-acetyltransferase — protein MTRNGIVRSSLRSLVLRAERGGAFSRTIRDLFRTFHGVDVGLYTVGPCHVPPGNLLPGTTVGRYCSIYYTVRALSHDRPWNSRLLHDLYGDEALDDSPAAPGAGTPAGLRIGNDVFMGHNVIILPSVREVGDGAVIGAGSVVQSCVPPYAIVTGNPARVVKFRFSKPRIAELLESKWWNKSLAELGRSIDEFRVPLEGGPLR, from the coding sequence ATGACCCGCAACGGCATCGTCCGCTCCTCCCTTAGAAGCCTCGTCCTTCGCGCCGAGCGCGGCGGCGCCTTCTCCCGGACCATCCGCGACCTCTTCCGCACCTTCCACGGCGTGGACGTCGGCCTCTACACCGTCGGCCCCTGCCACGTCCCTCCCGGCAATCTTCTCCCCGGCACGACCGTCGGCCGCTACTGCTCGATCTATTACACGGTTCGCGCCCTGTCCCACGATCGCCCTTGGAACTCCCGACTCCTCCACGACCTCTACGGCGACGAAGCCCTCGACGACTCCCCCGCCGCTCCCGGCGCCGGCACCCCCGCCGGTCTCCGCATCGGCAACGACGTCTTCATGGGGCACAACGTCATCATCCTCCCCTCCGTTCGCGAAGTGGGTGACGGCGCCGTCATCGGTGCCGGCTCCGTCGTCCAGTCCTGCGTCCCTCCCTACGCCATCGTCACCGGCAACCCCGCCCGCGTGGTCAAGTTCCGCTTCTCCAAACCCAGGATCGCGGAACTCCTGGAATCGAAATGGTGGAACAAAAGCCTCGCCGAACTCGGTCGCTCCATCGACGAGTTCCGCGTCCCCCTCGAAGGCGGCCCGCTCCGCTGA